The Corynebacterium marinum DSM 44953 genome contains the following window.
GCGACACCGTCGTCTACGAGAAGCTGCTGCCCAAGCCGGGGGAGTAGCGGGCGGGAATCCGCCTACTCCACCGTCTCCTTGAGCTTGTCCTGCCTGACAGGCAGGAGAATGAACATGGCGAAAAGCGTCAGCGGCACCATGAGCAGGAAGACCGGCGCGAGACCGTCGTTGTAGCTGCTCAGGATCACCTCCCGGATGGGGGCGGGCAGCTGGATCACGGCCTCCGGGGTCAGCGAATTCGCGGCACCGCCGCCCGCGGAGAACTGTTCCGCGTAGGCTTGCCCCTCCTCGCCCATCTGTGCGAAGGCGCCGGGCAGGCGGTCGGCGAGGTTGGCCTGCAGGTTGTGGATGAACATCGCGCCGACCAGGGAGGCGCCGAGGGCGGAGCCGATCTGCCGGAAGAAGTTGTTTGCGGCGGTGGCGGTGCCCACGATCTGGATCGGGAAAGAGTTCTGCACGATGAGCACCAGCACCTGCATCACCAGACCGAGGCCGAAGCCGAAGAGGAAGAAGATGATGCCCAGCTGGACCAGCGTGGTCTCCACCGTCAGCCGGGACATCAGCCACAGCGCGCCGGACATGACGCCCAAGCCGACGACGGGGTAGATCTTGTAGTTCCCGGACCTGGCGATGAGAAAGCCCACGCTCGTCGAGGTGCCGATCATGCCCACCATCATCGGGATCATCATCAGTCCCGCGTCGGTCGGGGTCAGGGAGTGGACCATCTGCAGGTACGTCGGCAGGTAGCCCAGCGCGCCCATCATGGCCAGGCCCATGACGGTGCCGGAGACGGTGGTCAGGGTCATGTTGCGGTTGCGGAACAGGTCCATCGGGATGAGCGGGTTCGTCGCCTTCAGCTCGACGAGAATGAACAGGATCGCGCCGATGACGGTGGTGGCGATCAGGCCCA
Protein-coding sequences here:
- a CDS encoding MDR family MFS transporter, which codes for MVTTATRPEAPAQRVGLIFGALLTTMLMSSLGQMIFSTALPTIVGELGGVNHMSWVISGFMVTMTIAMPIFGKLGDMVGRKWLYLFGIGTFVVGSTMGGFAQSMELLVVARAIQGFGAGGMMVTSQAIVAEVVPARQRGKFMGIMGAMFGVSSVLGPVLGGWFTDGPGWRWGLWINVPLGLLAFTVSLLALRLRTGSRDNLRYDWLGTALMTVTTASLILLATWGGTEYEWGDPVILGLIATTVIGAILFILVELKATNPLIPMDLFRNRNMTLTTVSGTVMGLAMMGALGYLPTYLQMVHSLTPTDAGLMMIPMMVGMIGTSTSVGFLIARSGNYKIYPVVGLGVMSGALWLMSRLTVETTLVQLGIIFFLFGFGLGLVMQVLVLIVQNSFPIQIVGTATAANNFFRQIGSALGASLVGAMFIHNLQANLADRLPGAFAQMGEEGQAYAEQFSAGGGAANSLTPEAVIQLPAPIREVILSSYNDGLAPVFLLMVPLTLFAMFILLPVRQDKLKETVE